In one Ictalurus furcatus strain D&B chromosome 10, Billie_1.0, whole genome shotgun sequence genomic region, the following are encoded:
- the asb7 gene encoding ankyrin repeat and SOCS box protein 7 isoform X1, translating into MCSLFISRVSVFRDAGVAAQCDRMLNHHFRRNPDLQEELQIQAAVAAGDVYTVRKMLEQGYSPKIRDANGWTLLHFSAAKGKERCVRVFLEHGADPTVKDFIGGFTALHYAAMHGRARIARLMLESEHRGDIINAKSNDGWTPLHVAAHYGRDSFVRLLLEFHADVDPLSDKGTTPLQLAIIRERSSCVRLLLDHHANIDVQNGFLLRYAVIKGNHAYCRMFLQRGADTNLGRVEDGQTPLHLSALRDDVLCAQLLYAYGADTNTRNYEGQTPAAVSASMSRTSRPCLDFLQEVTCQPRTLQDLCRIKIRQCIGLQSLKFLEDLPIAKVMKDYLKHKFDNV; encoded by the exons ATGTGCTCCTTATTCATAAGtcgtgtgtctgtgttcaggGACGCAGGAGTGGCTGCGCAATGTGACAGGATGCTGAACCATCACTTCAGAAGGAACCCGGACCTGCAGGAGGAGCTGCAGATCCAGGCAGCGGTGGCAGCCGGCGATGTCTACACCGTGCGCAAGATGCTGGAGCAGGGCTACTCGCCCAAGATCAGGGACGCCAACGGTTGGACACTGTTGCATTTCTCTGCTGCCAAGGGCAAGGAGCGTTGCGTCCGTGTCTTCCTCGAGCACGGAG cgGACCCGACAGTAAAGGACTTCATTGGTGGTTTCACGGCGCTGCACTATGCCGCCATGCACGGACGTGCACGCATTGCTCGCCTCATGCTGGAATCGGAGCATCGCGGTGACATCATTAATGCCAAGAGCAACGACGGCTGGACGCCACTGCATGTAGCTGCACACTATGGACGCGACTCATTTGTGCGCCTGCTCTTGGAGTTCCATGCTGATGTAGACCCACTGAGTGACAAGGGCACTACACCACTGCAGCTGGCTATCATCCGAGAGCGTTCGAGTTGCGTGCGGCTGCTACTCGACCACCACGCCAACATCGACGTGCAGAACGGCTTCCTGCTGCGCTACGCTGTCATCAAGGGCAACCACGCGTACTGCCGCATGTTCCTACAGCGCGGGGCAGACACCAACCTTGGACGCGTAGAGGACGGTCAGACACCGCTTCACCTCTCGGCTCTGCGTGATGACGTGCTCTGTGCGCAGCTTCTCTACGCCTACGGAgctgacacaaacacacgcaaTTATGAGGGCCAGACGCCTGCCGCCGTCTCAGCGAGCATGTCCCGCACCAGCCGACCCTGCCTCGACTTCCTGCAGGAGGTTACAT gCCAACCCAGGACATTGCAGGACCTGTGTCGGATAAAGATTCGTCAGTGCATAGGCCTTCAAAGCTTAAAGTTCTTGGAGGACTTGCCTATTGCCAAGGTGATGAAGGACTACTTAAAACACAAGTTTGACAATGTCTGA
- the asb7 gene encoding ankyrin repeat and SOCS box protein 7 isoform X2, with translation MCSLFISRVSVFRDAGVAAQCDRMLNHHFRRNPDLQEELQIQAAVAAGDVYTVRKMLEQGYSPKIRDANGWTLLHFSAAKGKERCVRVFLEHGADPTVKDFIGGFTALHYAAMHGRARIARLMLESEHRGDIINAKSNDGWTPLHVAAHYGRDSFVRLLLEFHADVDPLSDKGTTPLQLAIIRERSSCVRLLLDHHANIDVQNGFLLRYAVIKGNHAYCRMFLQRGADTNLGRVEDGQTPLHLSALRDDVLCAQLLYAYGADTNTRNYEGQTPAAVSASMSRTSRPCLDFLQEVTCMPTQDIAGPVSDKDSSVHRPSKLKVLGGLAYCQGDEGLLKTQV, from the exons ATGTGCTCCTTATTCATAAGtcgtgtgtctgtgttcaggGACGCAGGAGTGGCTGCGCAATGTGACAGGATGCTGAACCATCACTTCAGAAGGAACCCGGACCTGCAGGAGGAGCTGCAGATCCAGGCAGCGGTGGCAGCCGGCGATGTCTACACCGTGCGCAAGATGCTGGAGCAGGGCTACTCGCCCAAGATCAGGGACGCCAACGGTTGGACACTGTTGCATTTCTCTGCTGCCAAGGGCAAGGAGCGTTGCGTCCGTGTCTTCCTCGAGCACGGAG cgGACCCGACAGTAAAGGACTTCATTGGTGGTTTCACGGCGCTGCACTATGCCGCCATGCACGGACGTGCACGCATTGCTCGCCTCATGCTGGAATCGGAGCATCGCGGTGACATCATTAATGCCAAGAGCAACGACGGCTGGACGCCACTGCATGTAGCTGCACACTATGGACGCGACTCATTTGTGCGCCTGCTCTTGGAGTTCCATGCTGATGTAGACCCACTGAGTGACAAGGGCACTACACCACTGCAGCTGGCTATCATCCGAGAGCGTTCGAGTTGCGTGCGGCTGCTACTCGACCACCACGCCAACATCGACGTGCAGAACGGCTTCCTGCTGCGCTACGCTGTCATCAAGGGCAACCACGCGTACTGCCGCATGTTCCTACAGCGCGGGGCAGACACCAACCTTGGACGCGTAGAGGACGGTCAGACACCGCTTCACCTCTCGGCTCTGCGTGATGACGTGCTCTGTGCGCAGCTTCTCTACGCCTACGGAgctgacacaaacacacgcaaTTATGAGGGCCAGACGCCTGCCGCCGTCTCAGCGAGCATGTCCCGCACCAGCCGACCCTGCCTCGACTTCCTGCAGGAGGTTACATGTAT gCCAACCCAGGACATTGCAGGACCTGTGTCGGATAAAGATTCGTCAGTGCATAGGCCTTCAAAGCTTAAAGTTCTTGGAGGACTTGCCTATTGCCAAGGTGATGAAGGACTACTTAAAACACAAGTTTGA
- the asb7 gene encoding ankyrin repeat and SOCS box protein 7 isoform X3 produces MLNHHFRRNPDLQEELQIQAAVAAGDVYTVRKMLEQGYSPKIRDANGWTLLHFSAAKGKERCVRVFLEHGADPTVKDFIGGFTALHYAAMHGRARIARLMLESEHRGDIINAKSNDGWTPLHVAAHYGRDSFVRLLLEFHADVDPLSDKGTTPLQLAIIRERSSCVRLLLDHHANIDVQNGFLLRYAVIKGNHAYCRMFLQRGADTNLGRVEDGQTPLHLSALRDDVLCAQLLYAYGADTNTRNYEGQTPAAVSASMSRTSRPCLDFLQEVTCQPRTLQDLCRIKIRQCIGLQSLKFLEDLPIAKVMKDYLKHKFDNV; encoded by the exons ATGCTGAACCATCACTTCAGAAGGAACCCGGACCTGCAGGAGGAGCTGCAGATCCAGGCAGCGGTGGCAGCCGGCGATGTCTACACCGTGCGCAAGATGCTGGAGCAGGGCTACTCGCCCAAGATCAGGGACGCCAACGGTTGGACACTGTTGCATTTCTCTGCTGCCAAGGGCAAGGAGCGTTGCGTCCGTGTCTTCCTCGAGCACGGAG cgGACCCGACAGTAAAGGACTTCATTGGTGGTTTCACGGCGCTGCACTATGCCGCCATGCACGGACGTGCACGCATTGCTCGCCTCATGCTGGAATCGGAGCATCGCGGTGACATCATTAATGCCAAGAGCAACGACGGCTGGACGCCACTGCATGTAGCTGCACACTATGGACGCGACTCATTTGTGCGCCTGCTCTTGGAGTTCCATGCTGATGTAGACCCACTGAGTGACAAGGGCACTACACCACTGCAGCTGGCTATCATCCGAGAGCGTTCGAGTTGCGTGCGGCTGCTACTCGACCACCACGCCAACATCGACGTGCAGAACGGCTTCCTGCTGCGCTACGCTGTCATCAAGGGCAACCACGCGTACTGCCGCATGTTCCTACAGCGCGGGGCAGACACCAACCTTGGACGCGTAGAGGACGGTCAGACACCGCTTCACCTCTCGGCTCTGCGTGATGACGTGCTCTGTGCGCAGCTTCTCTACGCCTACGGAgctgacacaaacacacgcaaTTATGAGGGCCAGACGCCTGCCGCCGTCTCAGCGAGCATGTCCCGCACCAGCCGACCCTGCCTCGACTTCCTGCAGGAGGTTACAT gCCAACCCAGGACATTGCAGGACCTGTGTCGGATAAAGATTCGTCAGTGCATAGGCCTTCAAAGCTTAAAGTTCTTGGAGGACTTGCCTATTGCCAAGGTGATGAAGGACTACTTAAAACACAAGTTTGACAATGTCTGA